One Solanum pennellii chromosome 10, SPENNV200 genomic region harbors:
- the LOC107032662 gene encoding uncharacterized protein LOC107032662 produces the protein MTPNELNYLPIEKLCLALVFSIQKMKHYFQAHVVRLISRANPIKFVMSKLVLSDRLARWYLQFQQFEILYIPQKSVKGQALVYFLADHPIPNDWELTDECPDEDVMLIEVQPPWKMYFDGAAHRGGAGACVVYLVTLNLVINQLLGSYEVKKPELRRYHDYAQNLIRWLWDVTLQHVHRAENKKADALATLASTLTLPDQTQVTVCQKWIVPLSNEEEYIENKLDHIVAIVEAAKEDWRQPIIDYLCYGILP, from the exons ATGACGCCAAATGAGCTAAATTATTTGCcaattgaaaagttatgctTGGCACTGGTCTTctcaattcaaaagatgaaGCATTATTTTCAAGCTCATGTTGTCCGCCTTATTTCTAGAGCAAATCCCATCAAGTTTGTTATGTCAAAACTTGTCCTTAGTGACCGACTAGCAAGATGGTACCTCCAATTCCAACAATTTGAGATTTTGTATATCCCTCAAAAATCTGTGAAGGGACAAGCACTAGTGTATTTCTTAGCAGACCATCCTATACCAAATGATTGGGAGTTAACCGATGAGTGTCCTGATGAAGATGTGATGTTAATTGAAGTTCAACCTCCTTGGAAAATGTACTTTGACGGGGCTGCACATCGCGGCGGAGCTGGTGCTTGTGTGGT GTATTTGGTGACTCTCaatttggtgattaatcaactCTTAGGAAGTTATGAGGTAAAAAAGCCTGAATTGCGCCGTTATCATGATTATGctcaaaatttgataagatGGCTTTGGGATGTAACCCTTCAACATGTGCATCGAGCAGAGAATAAGAAAGCTGATGCATTGGCTACTCTAGCTTCAACGCTAACCCTTCCTGATCAAACGCAAGTAACTGTCTGTCAAAAATGGATAGTACCACTGTCaaatgaggaagaatatattgaaaataagctTGATCATATCGTCGCCATTGTTGAAGCTGCGAAGGAAGATTGGAGACAACCCATCATTGACTACCTATGTTATGGGATACTTCCATAA